A genomic stretch from Amycolatopsis sp. 195334CR includes:
- a CDS encoding GAF and ANTAR domain-containing protein, with amino-acid sequence MADSVIAVAQDLAEIGRLVDDADLDTALSRYIDRVVATVPGCDHAAITVRTTHGPEPVSTNLPAAVTENSHRPTVAVGPIGEVLAHREPRYLTDTRTDERWPAYSALLRRAGLRSCLALPLPAQRAQSAAFSLYSRTPNQFGTVSHDLILMFTLHAGTTFDNVTTYHDCRSLIGQLETALDNRTTIGRAQGLLMRHHDITTDDSFTLLRIISQRHNTKVRDIAAQLVTAQDNGKLEPVLDALTADLSGR; translated from the coding sequence ATGGCCGATTCAGTGATCGCGGTGGCCCAGGATCTGGCCGAGATCGGCAGGCTGGTCGACGACGCCGATCTCGACACCGCGCTGTCCCGCTACATCGACCGCGTGGTGGCCACCGTGCCCGGCTGCGACCACGCCGCGATTACGGTGCGCACCACGCACGGACCCGAGCCGGTGAGCACCAACCTGCCCGCCGCGGTCACCGAGAACAGCCACCGCCCCACCGTCGCTGTCGGGCCGATCGGCGAGGTACTGGCCCACCGCGAACCCCGCTACCTCACCGACACCCGCACCGACGAGCGCTGGCCCGCCTACTCCGCCTTGCTGCGACGAGCGGGACTGCGCAGCTGCCTGGCCCTGCCCCTCCCCGCCCAGCGCGCGCAGAGCGCCGCGTTCAGCCTCTACTCCCGCACACCCAACCAGTTCGGCACGGTCAGCCACGACCTCATCCTGATGTTCACCCTCCACGCGGGCACGACCTTCGACAACGTCACCACCTACCACGACTGCCGCTCACTGATCGGCCAACTGGAAACCGCGCTGGACAACCGCACCACCATCGGCCGCGCCCAAGGCCTGCTCATGCGCCACCACGACATCACCACCGACGACTCGTTCACCCTGCTCCGCATCATCTCCCAGCGGCACAACACCAAGGTGCGCGACATCGCCGCCCAACTGGTCACCGCCCAGGACAACGGAAAACTCGAACCGGTGCTGGACGCGCTGACCGCCGACCTGTCCGGTCGCTGA
- a CDS encoding lipase family protein: protein MKSKHLKKFVAGLVAVASLSAACGTAEPEQRSEPGRGSVVSVVPVADLAQAEVADRLRAIGIDASPVRFGVTAQRVVYRTVGTTGEPTTASQLVAFPKNDRSDLGVVSWLHGTTVYRGDVASVKDESTDRVAALLFAATGQAVSAPDYLGLGEGPGTHPYGHPEATVSAALDGLRAAKEVAGGQGRTFDERVRVSGFSQGGPATMLFGRALQDGADPAFSLGGLAPIAGPFHLSRFEADAASDKIDKAALYLAYFSTAWDRMYGLYDSPSEAFREPYAANVETLFDGDHQTQEIAKALPPVAKDLFTEQFLARVREPAGVLADRLRPLDTTCDWQPEVPVHLFHAAGDRDVAFTHAEYCQAQLVAKGAQQQLTDVGAVDHNGSVRAALPQVAREFAPA from the coding sequence GTGAAAAGCAAGCACCTCAAGAAGTTCGTGGCCGGCTTGGTCGCCGTCGCCAGTCTCTCCGCGGCTTGTGGCACTGCCGAACCGGAGCAGCGGTCCGAGCCGGGACGCGGCAGCGTGGTCTCTGTTGTGCCGGTGGCCGATCTTGCCCAGGCCGAAGTCGCCGATCGCCTGCGGGCGATCGGGATCGACGCGTCGCCGGTCAGGTTCGGCGTGACCGCCCAGCGCGTGGTCTACCGCACCGTCGGCACCACCGGCGAGCCGACCACGGCCAGCCAGCTGGTCGCCTTCCCCAAGAACGACCGGAGCGACCTGGGCGTGGTGTCCTGGTTGCACGGCACCACCGTCTACCGAGGCGACGTCGCGTCGGTCAAGGACGAATCCACCGACCGGGTGGCGGCACTGCTGTTCGCCGCCACCGGGCAGGCCGTGTCGGCACCGGACTACCTCGGGCTCGGCGAAGGTCCCGGCACCCATCCATACGGGCACCCCGAAGCCACCGTCTCCGCCGCGCTGGACGGGCTGCGGGCGGCCAAGGAGGTTGCCGGCGGCCAGGGCAGAACCTTTGACGAACGCGTGCGGGTCAGCGGTTTCTCCCAGGGCGGCCCGGCCACCATGCTGTTCGGCCGCGCGCTGCAGGACGGTGCTGATCCGGCGTTCTCGCTGGGCGGGCTCGCGCCGATCGCCGGGCCGTTCCACCTGAGCCGGTTCGAGGCGGACGCCGCGTCGGACAAGATCGACAAGGCAGCTCTCTACCTGGCGTACTTCAGCACCGCGTGGGACCGCATGTACGGGCTCTACGACTCGCCGTCGGAAGCGTTCCGCGAGCCGTACGCGGCCAACGTGGAGACCCTCTTCGACGGTGACCACCAGACGCAGGAGATCGCGAAGGCACTGCCGCCGGTGGCGAAGGACCTGTTCACCGAGCAGTTCCTGGCACGGGTGCGGGAGCCGGCCGGGGTGCTGGCGGACCGGCTGCGGCCGCTGGACACCACCTGCGACTGGCAGCCCGAAGTGCCCGTGCACCTGTTCCACGCCGCCGGTGACCGGGATGTCGCGTTCACCCATGCTGAGTACTGCCAAGCGCAACTCGTGGCGAAGGGAGCCCAGCAGCAGCTGACCGACGTCGGCGCGGTCGACCACAACGGCAGCGTGCGCGCGGCTCTACCGCAGGTGGCCCGCGAGTTCGCTCCGGCGTGA
- a CDS encoding LuxR C-terminal-related transcriptional regulator, with protein MTRLLETARQFQGRGREDAAGTTSVITPEVELSRRERQVAELVVEGLTYKQVGAQLYIRQTVEHHRRLVPPRSLVGRVRRWPLTRPSAVWRTQALDSARRQRDGGLTYGLITVTVDGSGTALAAAARGISLGLPTPAVMEFLLRMAALMAICTILGAAFGVLLRNQVTAMTAFGEGGQMLRCS; from the coding sequence ATGACCCGGCTGCTGGAAACGGCCCGCCAGTTCCAGGGCCGCGGCCGCGAGGACGCGGCAGGCACCACTTCGGTGATCACCCCGGAGGTGGAACTCAGCCGCCGCGAACGGCAGGTCGCCGAACTCGTCGTGGAAGGCCTGACCTACAAGCAGGTCGGGGCGCAGCTCTACATCCGGCAAACCGTCGAACACCACCGGAGATTGGTTCCGCCTCGCTCTCTCGTAGGCCGGGTTCGCCGATGGCCGCTGACGCGGCCGAGTGCGGTGTGGCGCACTCAGGCGCTGGACAGTGCTCGGCGTCAACGCGATGGCGGGCTGACTTACGGTCTGATCACGGTTACCGTCGACGGTTCCGGGACAGCACTGGCCGCCGCTGCGCGAGGTATCAGTCTCGGACTGCCAACGCCCGCGGTGATGGAGTTCCTGCTCAGGATGGCGGCATTGATGGCGATTTGCACGATCCTCGGCGCAGCGTTCGGCGTGCTGCTGCGCAACCAGGTGACCGCGATGACGGCCTTCGGAGAGGGCGGCCAGATGCTGCGGTGCAGCTAA
- a CDS encoding STAS domain-containing protein, whose amino-acid sequence MPEDIDPSCGDSLPLAAFSLEPLDDKCVVVVVGGELDISNTGELGDLLSQAQALSPQVLVVDLTAVSFCSSTSLGVLINASAAAKTAGTRFGLVAPHRPVQRPIEVLNLGPYLPVHNSVNAARRSLS is encoded by the coding sequence ATGCCCGAAGACATCGACCCAAGCTGTGGAGACAGTCTGCCGCTGGCGGCGTTCTCGTTGGAGCCGCTGGACGACAAGTGCGTCGTCGTGGTGGTCGGCGGTGAACTCGATATTTCGAACACCGGGGAACTCGGCGATCTGCTCAGCCAGGCCCAAGCGCTCAGCCCCCAGGTACTGGTGGTGGACCTTACCGCTGTCAGCTTCTGCTCCTCGACCAGCCTGGGCGTGCTGATCAACGCCAGCGCCGCGGCCAAGACAGCCGGGACGCGCTTCGGGCTCGTGGCACCCCATCGCCCGGTCCAGCGCCCGATCGAGGTGTTGAACCTCGGCCCTTACCTGCCAGTCCACAACTCCGTCAACGCCGCTCGCCGTTCGTTGTCGTGA